Below is a genomic region from Paenibacillus rhizovicinus.
TTTTTTCGTCTGGGCGAAAGCTTTGCTGACTTGCTTGACTTCGATCATGGCGATTCCCCCTTCTAGCTGCGAACACGGTCATAGGACCGAGAAGAAACGACTTGGATGATGAATAACGATTTGCTTCTTCGTATACGTGATGAGTGCTTTCTCCCGCCACTTGTTCAGGATTTCGGTGACGGTCTGCCGGCTGCAGCCGATCACATAGGAAATTTCCTCGTGGCTGAGCTGAAGCTGCACTTCGATCTGGTCGTTCTGTTCCCTGCCCATCTGCATCAGAAACCAGGCTAACCGCCAAGCCACCGGACGGCTGATCAGCGTTTCGACCATATTCTGCGTTTGCAGCAGCCTGCGCGCGGTGATGACAGCAAGCGCATAAGAGAAGGCGGAGTTGCTCCTGGCCAATTCCTGAAAAAGGCGCGCGTCCAGCGTAATGACCTGACTTTCCGTCAAACACTGGGCATATCGCCTGCGAAGAATTCGGGTAAGCAGCTCCGCGTTGCCGAACATCTCGCCAGGATAACGCAGGAACAAGGTAATCCCCTGCCCTTCCTGGGAGGATTGAGAGATCTTGATCAGTCCGGTCTCTACGTAATGCGCGGCGGATGGCGGATCATTCTCCTGAAAAACAAACTCGTGTTTGCGATAAGTCCGCACCGTGCCATGCTCGCGGAACAAATTCGCAACGGTTTCTTTCACATCGTCCGTGTCCTGAAAATCTCCTGTCTCTTGAAAATCTTGCTGATCGCCCCGTTCACCCATGGCCTCATCCACCTCAACCTGTTCTGAAATCCTGTGCCAGTTTTATTCCGACTATTCTGATGCGATATAAGGATGATATCATAGTCCAGCCCATAATAAATGTCGGGTATCCGACAAACTCATTTAATTTTTTGCCGCTATGCTTAATAATGCGCACGCCAAAAAAGCCTGCCGCGATACTCCACGGCAAGCTTATTGCTTCTATACGTCATACAGCCGGTTACACCTGCTGTTGTTCGATCCAACCAATGCGCGTTGATTTCAAGCCGGCCAGCGCCGACTCCGCGATCGTGAGCTCCGACTTCAATTTATTCACGACGGTTCTAACCTGATGGATCGCTTCCAGCGTCTGATCCTGCGCGCTTTGGATCCGTTTCTGCACGACCCAGTCCACGATCAGGCCGTCGAACCAATAATCGCCGAACTTCATGAGGCCGCTAATGTCGACGTAAATATCGATCGTACGCTCAATGTCGGCCAATTCGTCCCGGAAGTTCCGCATCAAGTGATTCGCTTCGCGGATCGCCGACTTCGCATCATCGACATGCTCGTGCTTGATGTGGGTGCTGATCATGCCTCCGCCGCCCCACAGATCCCAGTTGCCCCAGTTCTCCGCCTTCTCCAGACTCTTCGATGCCCCTTCAAGCGACATCAGTACATGCTGCCCGGCCGACAGCGCTTCGCGGATTTCCTTGACCTGGACCGACTTGTTGGCAATTTCCGTATCCATACCCGCGAGCTCATTGGCGCTGGCAGACGAATTTCGGAGCTCTTCTTCTCTCTCGCGCAGCAGCCGCTCATACTCCCATTCCGCATTGCCGCAAGCGGCAAGCTCATCGCCGAGGCTGATGATTTCGGCCTTCATTCGCTCTTCGGCTTCCTTCGCCTCCTGCAGCTTCAGCGCGGCGGCCAGCGCCTGCTGCCGTTCCATCTCCAGCTGTTCCTCCTTGCTGCGAAGCAGCGTGTGAAACAAGTTGGTCAGCGACATGCGGGTTAGTTTATCGACGTCAGCCTGCTCCGCCTCCAGCTCTACCTCCAGCTTGATAATAAGCCGTTCATTCTCGTTGATCCGGCTGCGCAATTGCTGCTGCCTCCGCTGCGCCTTCTCCATTCTGTATTTACGTTCCTTCGCTTCCGCCAAGCGGTCGAGAGAAGTATCCGCCATCGTGCATCGCTTCCTTCCAAGGATTAAGTTATCTGTTCATACGCAATGGAAGCGATAAGGATGCGGCCAACGACCACAAAAAGACCGATCTTCCAGAATCGACCTGGAAAATCGGTCTGCCTGCGGCTTATGGCGCATCGCTTAAGTCTTACAGCTTGCGGAACAAGTCCCTGAACACGCTGTCCCGGTGGATATGGTCCACGTAGCGGATGAAGTGGCGCGAATTGTCGAAGCTCCAGCGGCAATCCTCCGACAGCACGGGGCTGTGCACGAGCGAGCTCGACAGCCAGTTCTCGTTATTCAAATACGCGATCGTCGAGATGTCCCAAATGACGCGGGAATACGCGTAATGGTCGCTGCTGCAGTCGCGGAACGTCTCGTACAAATATTGGCCGACTGCACCTTTCTCCTTGATGTGCGTCTCGACCTCCGACAGCGTCGTGAGCAGATGCGAGGTCACGCCCATGACCGGAATGAGCACGAGCGGCACGCCGCTGTTCAGGATGATGCGCGAAGCATGCACGTCCTGGCTCAGGTTGAACTCCCGCGTATCCCGCCAATGCAGGGCATGTCCGCCCAGCCAAACGACGACGATCCGCTCAATGATGCGGGGCTCCATCAGAATCGCGGACGCGACGTTCGTGATTGCGCCGATCGCCACGACGTATAGCGGATCGTCCTCGGACGAGGCCATCGCCCGCTCCACGAGATTCCGGGCAGCGGCGCTTTCGACCGGCGTTTCCGCTCCTGGCAGATAACCTTCCGATCCGCGGTAGACCGGAATGCCATCCATTTCCGGAATGAGGGAAGAGATTTTGAGCAACTCGTCGTAGCTCTTCTCCATGCCGTCCTTCGGCCCTGTCGAAAGCTCATTAAAGAACGGTGCCGCATAGAAGGCTTCGATCGTCATGTTCTCAGGGGACTTCAACGCGTAAATGACAGCGAATTGATCGTCGATTTCGTTGTACGTATCGGTGTCCAGCACCATCCGGACCTTACGCTTAGGGTGGGCAAGCCGCTGTACCATTTGCTGCTCTGAAATGACCGGGAAGTTCACCATGGTTGATCCATCCTTTATAAGTTTGATATGGGAAGCCAGCACAAACTCCGCTTGTTTAGCGGCTATAAATCTTTTATGATTTGGTTATTCGAACAATGGCATTACCCTGATGTTCATGCTCATTTTACAATGGATACTTCGATAGGTTGTATAACGATATGGCTATAAGTTTATATGATTTGGCTAGGATGATCAGCGGGGAGGAGAAGGCAGATGCACGCGCAGATGGAATTTCTATTTCAAACGGTCCGGCTCGCGGATTCTTATATGCCGATGCATGGGCACACGTGCTACGAGCTGGTTTACTATAACGAGGGAACGGGCACGACCTGCCTCCTCGACGAGGCGCATGCGTACAAGCCTGGCGCGTATGCCATCATTGCCGCAGGCACCCTGCATGACGAGCGGAGGACGGAGGATACGGACGTGACATGCGCCGGCTTCCGTTTGACGGGCAAAGAAACGCAGCTTCAAGAAGGGCTGTTCGAGGACAGGGAGGACAAGCCTTTGCAGCAGCTCTTGCAAGCGATGCTCACCGAGATGCAGGAGCAGCGGCCGTATTATCCTGACAAATTAAACTACCTGCTCAGCATGATCGTCATCGAGCATCAGCGGCATGCGCAAGTAAGCGCATTCAAAGAATCGGCGGACCATTTGCACTATGCGCGGGCCTTTATCGACGAGAATTTCAACCAGAAGATTACGGTGGAGGAACTGGCGGAGATGGTGGGGTACAGCTATCATCACTTCAGGCATTTGTTCAAAACGAAATTCGGCCGTTCGCCGATCGCTTACCTGCTGAATAAACGCATTCAGCGGGCAAGCCATCTGCTGCTGCACAGTACGTTGTCCGTCACCGCCATCGCGGAGGAATGCGGCTTCTCGAACGATGCCCAGTTCAGCACCTTGTTCAAACGGGAGCAGGGCGATCCGCCCCGCCTGTTCCGGCAGAAACGCCTCAGTCAAACACCGGCGGACCGGCTTTCACCATGAACGGCTGTCCGTTGGCGTAATAGTGCGTTTCCCGATACACTTTGAAAGCGACCTCGACTTCCGTGATGCCGGTCGTCAGCAGGTGATTCGTTATGGCATTGGCAACGCCGTCCTGAATGTCCCGCGGGCGGTCGAACCAGGCCACCTCGACGAAAGGAAATGTCGGAACGATCGCTCCGTCTTGGATCGAAGTCGTAGAGAGGCAGTCGATGGTGAAATTGTCCCTGCTGCACCGGCAAATTTGCGCGAGTTCGTCTATGAGCGCCGTACTGATCTTCATGACTTCCGTGATGTTGACGCCTCGCATCGTGAGTTGGGGCATAGTGCTGAACACTCCTTTTTAATCGTAGTCGTGGTACTGTTCTTCCTCGGCGATATTTTGCAGGTCCTGGCCGTTGATCGCTATGATGGCATAATCGGGGACCAATTCGGCATGCCTGCGCGCAAGCTCGAGCAGAAACCGGGGCGATCCTTCCTGTTCCTCATCATAAATGAGCAGCAGTCCTTCCGTGTTGTCCAGCAGAAAACGGTCGCGCGCCTTGAACTGCCAAGGTCCTGCGTATTTCTGCTTGGAGACACTATTAACATAATCCGCGCCGGAAAGAATGGTGCCGTAAACCGCCTTCTTCTGCTCGCTCCAGTTCTCTTCCTGTTCCAGAAAAGGCGTAATGACCGCCAAGCGCAACGAACCATACTCAGCTCTAAGCTCCAAAGCGACTTCTGCAGCCCACAGCTCAACACCCCATTGTCCGCTTACGATCACCCATTCCAGTCCTTCTTCGACAAGAGCCTGCAGCCGCTGCTTGAGCGCTTTCTTGATAATGGCAACGCCCGGATGCTTGTCGGAGAATATGCCGAGCTCGGAAGCTTTGTATCCGGTAACCAAAATCTGTTTCATCGCCTCATGCTCCTTGTTCGCGCTTCGATCTTAAGCGTAGCACAAATAAAGAGCGCCGAACAACCTCGCCCTGGGGGGAGAGGCGTCCGGCGCCCGGAATCGGCGATTCGAGCCTTAGGATTCGATACGAGATCAGAGAATCGAGCTTTAGGATCTGAGCCTTATGAATCGAACCTTATGATTCGAGGCTGGCTTATGATTCCATTCCTTTCGGATAATGCTCCTTCGGCTCCCGAATGACGGCCCCGCCGTCCAAGCGCACATAGGTCGTGAAGTCCCTCGCGTCCCGCTCCAGCTTAATGACGCGCGCGCCGCGCGGAAACCCTTCGCGCCCGTACGTCTGGAACCCGGTCGCCCGTCCATAGCACAGACGGATATCGTGCAGGGCGCCCCAATAATCGTTCACGTGATCATGGCCGCAGAACGTGCCGACGATATCGCCCATCTCCAGCATGGCGGCGAACATGCCCGAGTTCACCGGCGCACAGGCGACGCCTTCATGCTTGCTGCCGAAGCAAAGCTCCTTCTTCCATACCTGCTTATACTCCGGCAGCGGGATGTGGAAGAAGGCCAGCGACGGCAGCGGCTCTCCGCCGTTCGCGGCCGTGATCGCAGCGGACCGCTCGGCATACCACGCGATCTGGTCGCGCTGGATCCACTGGTAGCCCGTGATTTGCGGCAGATCGGAATAGCTTCCGCTGTCGAACAGATAGAGCGCGTTGACGGGCTTGCCGCTCTCCTGGTCGCGCACGAACAAGATGAAATTCCCTTCGCCGCTCAATTCCGGCGGTCCCGCCTCCGCGAAGCAGAACCGGTGCTCCAACTGTACATCCATCAGTTCGCCGCGCGTGACCAGATGCTCCGTGTCGTGATTGCCGAACACCGCCGCCCACGGAATGCCCCGCTGATCGACGGCCTGAACGGCGTCGCGGAACGATTGCCGCGGATCCGTGCAATTCTGGCTGTAGATGACGTCTCCCGTGAACAAGACGAGATCGGGCGATTCCGCATCCAGTACTTGTTCCATCAGCCCGCGGGTCTGCAAGTCGTCCGGCTCGCCGTTCTGCCAATGCAGATCCGTGAATTGTACGATCGTAAACGTTCCGTCTTTACGGTAATGCAATGCATGTTCCATCCCGATAACCGCTTCCCCTCCGGCAAAATTGACTACTGCAATCGTCGCAATGCGACTTCTAGCTCGCGGGTCGAACGGCCGGTGCAGGGACAGGGGCGACTTGCCCTTGAACGGACCTGCCTCCGAAGCGAACGGACTCGACCAAAACCGAACCGCTTCGCTTCCGAACGGACTCCGACCTGACTCGACCGATCCTGAACCGGCTCGACCAAAACCGAACGGACTCGACCAAACCGAACGGCCTCGCCTCCGACCTGATTCGGCCGCTCCCGAAGCGACTTGCCTCCGAACCGACAGCGACCTGATTCGGTTGATCTCGAATCGACTCGACGGCCTCGCTCCTGAACTGGCTCCGACCTGATTCGACCAACCCGAACCGACTTGCCTCCGAACCGCCGCGCCTCCGACGAACTCTTACCTGACTCGGCCGCCCCCACACCGATTCGACCAATCCAGAAAAGCCTCGCGTCCGAACCGACTGCGACCTGATTCGGCCGGTCCTGAAACTACCTGCTACCGATCCGACTCCATCCTGATTCGATCGATCCTGAACCGACCTGCCTCCGAACGACTCCGACCTGATTCTACCAACCCAACCGACTCCGAACTGACTCGGCCGATCCCGAACCGCCCCACCTCGACCTGCATACTGTAACGAACCCAATAAGCGTTATTCGGCGATTTTAACGCCCAAATGAATTCTAACGAACCCCAGAAACCTTATTGCAACGAAATCGAGTGAATATCGACCAAAACGGATGCGATGGCTATCAATAGCGCGTGTAGGATTCGTTAGAAACCGAAACGTCCGTAAAAGCCGAAAATAAGGTTTGTACGGTTCGTTAGCGCAGAGTTCGTTTGTACGGTTCACGTTCGCTAGCGCAGGATTCCCTTTGTACGGTTCACGGTTCATTAGCCCAGGATCCCATTTGTACGGTTCACGTTTCCCTAGCGCAGAATCCCACCTGTACGGTTTACGGTTCGCTAGCGCAGGATCCTTTCGTACGGTTCGCGGTCCGCTAGCGCAGAATCCCACTTGTACGATTCGCGGTCCGCTAGCGCAGAATCCCACTTGTACGGTTCGCGTTTCGCTAGCGCAGAATCCCAATTGTACGGTTCGCGTTTCGCTAGCGCAGGATCCCTTTGTACGGTTCACGGTTCGCTAGAGCCGAATCTCTTTGCGCGATTCGATTCGTTAGCGCTTCCTTCTCGAGCCTGAGCCCTGTGAAGTTCCCAACGTCCAATGTCAGCTTGGTCGCCTGGCGACGCATCCATTTGCAACACACTGGGTCGCCCAGTATCGCGCACCCTACGGCTAGCCTATAACGAATCCACGCCCGCTTCCAGCCCGAATACGCCTTCGATCGCCGCAAGCGAGACGATGACGTCCTCGAAACGCTTGGACGGCCCGAGCTTCAGCTGAAGCCGGACAATCAGCATCTCCGCGCGTTCCGTCACTTCCGTTTCCTCGTTCTCCACGATGATTTTATTGATTCCGATGCCGAACCGGTGCAGCTCCGTCACGACTTTGCTAAGGCTCGAGGAATCCTTGTTGACGCGCAGCACGAGGTCCCGCTTTCGCTTCGTCACCGAGAACTTCCGCTCCAGCTTATTCAATACGAAGAGACTGACGACGACGAGAAACGTCAAGACGGCAGCGCCGTAGTAGAAGCCCGCGCCGGCCGTCAGCCCGATCGCGGCCACGACCCAGAGGGAAGCCGCCGTCGTCAAGCCGGACACGGTAATACCGGTGCGCAGGATCGTGCCCGCTCCGAGAAATCCGATTCCGCTTATGACCTGCGCCGCAAGCCGGGCCGGGTCAAGCCGGACGTTGGGATCCGAGGAAAACTCCGCAAACCCGTACATGGACAGCAGCACGATCGCGGCGGAGCCCAGGCAGACGAGAATATGCGTCCGGAATCCCGCGGAATGTCCGCCCAGCTCGCGCTCCAATCCGATCAGGCCTCCCAACGCCAGCGCGAGGACCAGCCGGAGCGTTAATTCCCAATAACTGATGTGCCAAATGCTCGGGTCGTATACTTGCGCCACGGACGTTGCCATTCTGCCTCATTCCTTCTCTAGAAGTCGGCCCGGAGCAGGACTGCCTCCGCATTCGCCTTTGTTTATCTATACGCTCGAGATACATGACATGCATCTTGATCTGCAAAAAATCGGCTGCAGCGCCGCACATGCAACCCTATGCATCGCCATGGACCGCCGGGCGGCTTGGATCGACGCAGCAGCCTGGCGAAGCCGCAGCTTCTATTTACCGCAGCAGCTGCGCTTCGAACCATTCATAGCCGGAACCGACGTGGTCCGGACGATGGGAATCGGAGCCGTAAACCAGCGGAATGCCTTGTTCCTTGCACGCGGCAAAAAACCATTCCGGCACATAGGGCTTGCCGCAGGTCGGCACGCGCAGCCCTGCAGTGTTGACGTCGATGCCGACGCCGCTCTTCGCAAGCTTCGGCAGTATATTTTCAAGTCGGCGCTTGATCTGCGCCTCGTCGATCGGCGGCAGCTTCTGCGAGAACTTCTCGATCAGATTGATATGTCCGATCCGCTTGCGCATCGGCAAGCCTGCCGCCCACTCGATCGCGGCTTCCACATGGTTATAGTATTCGTCGACAACCTTCTCTAACGTGCCGTAGTAGGACAGCAGGTTCTCGCTGAAGTCGTCCGCCGTGAAATCCACGCAGCGCATGCCTCCGCGGCCGGGCAGGAAATGCACCGAATAAACGACGTCCTCCAGCTGGTTCTGATACCGGTCTACGATGGCTTCCGTATAGGAAAGCGCTCCTTGCAGGTAGTCCAGCTCGAGGCCCGTCGTAATTTCGATTCGGCCTTCGTACTTTTGTTTAATGGTTGAGACGTAATCCATATACAGCGGCAGCTCGGCTTCCGGCATGGCCAGCTCGCCCATCAGCTTCTCGTCCGGTACCCAGGCGTCCGGCAGCGGCGGATGTTCGGTGATCGAATAGCGCTGGAATCCCAGCTCGATCGCGCGGTCGATATACTTCTCCGACTCCGCGTCATTGCCGTGATAGCAAAACTTCGTATGCGTGTGACCGTCCCATTTTAAGGCTGGCGACATCGATATCCCTCCCGTTATCCCTGTCCTGCGCGAAGCAGGACAGCATATGTAGTTGAACCAAGTATATCATCAAGGCAGGCCCATTCAACTTCTTACTTTTTATTCCGTTTGACATCTTTTAACCGTTATGATTTCTGCTATAATGAATTCTGGCCTGTACGGTTATTATAAAAAGAAATTCTACACGCAGACATTGATTTCCTTATGTGGAGAGAAGAGAGGTTCCATGCATGATTAGCCGATTTAAACGATTATTGATTGGGCGGCCGATGAAGAGCGCCGAATTGGAAGGAGAAAGGCTGAGCAAGCTGAAGGCGCTGGCCGTGCTGTCGTCCGATGCATTGTCTTCGGTCGCGTACGGTACCGAACAGATATTGATCGTGCTGATGGCGGCCGGGTTTGCCGCGGTATGGTACTCCATTCCGATCTCGATCGCCGTGCTGGGCTTACTGCTGATCCTGATCCTTTCGTACCGCCAAACGATCTACTCCTATCCCAAAGGCGGCGGCGCGTATATTGTAGCCAAAGATAACCTGGGCGTCTCCACGGGACTGCTCGCAGGCGGATCGCTGCTCGTCGATTACATCCTGACGGTCGCCGTCAGCACGTCGTCCGGAACGGACGCCATTACGTCGGCGTTCCCGGCGCTGCATGACCATCGAGTGCTCATCGCGATCATCATGATCGTCTTCTTGACCGTATTGAATTTAAGGGGCATCGGAGAATCCGCTTCCGTCCTCGCTTACCCCGTCTACTTGTTCGTGGCGGCCGTATTGGTGCTGATCGTCGCCGGGGTCATCAAAGTCATCATTCACGGCCCGAGCAGCCACATTCCGGAACTCGGAACGGCTGTTTCCAATATCAGTTTATTCTTGCTCCTGAAAGCTTTCAGTTCCGGCTGTTCCGCGCTCACCGGCGTCGAGGCCGTGTCCAACGCCATTCCGAACTTCAAGAAGCCGGAAGTACGCAACGCGGCGACGACGCTGATAATGATGGGCGTCATTCTCGGCGTTATGTTCATCGGCATCTCCTTGCTGGCATACTGGTACGGCATAGCGCCGGAACAGAAGGAGACCGTCGTGTCGCAAATTACCGACGCCACCTTCGGCCGAGGCATCCTCTATTACATCATTCAAGGCCTTACGGCCATGATCCTGTTCCTGGCGGCGAATACGGCCTATGCGGCATTCCCGCTGCTTGCCTTCATGCTGGCGAAGGATAAATACATGCCGCATGCGTTCATGGTGCGCGGCGACCGGCTCGGTTTCTCGAACGGCATTATTTTTCTCGGCTTCTTCTCGGCCCTGCTCGTCATCGTGTTCCACGGCGACACGACGAATATGATCCCGCTCTACGCGGTCGGCGTCTTCATTCCGTTCACGCTCTCGCAGCTCGGGATGATGGTGCGCTGGATTCGGGTTAAACCGAAGAACTGGGTGTTCGGATTAATCGTCAACACGATCGGCATGCTGACGACGCTCAGCATCTCGCTGATCTTTATTTTCACGAAGTTCACGCAGATCTGGCTGGTCTTCATCTTCCTGCCGATCGTCATTTTCATCTTCTACAAGATCAAACGGCATTACATGAACACCGCCGACGAGCTCCGGGTCAACATCGAAATGGAGAAGCCCGCGATCAAGGGCAGCACGATCGTCGTGCCCGTCTCCGGCATCACGAAGGTCGTTCTGCAGTCCATCAGCTATGCGAAGTCGCTAACGGACAACGTCGTCGCCGTCTATGTCGGATTCGACGAAGAAGAGATCGAACGGCTGGAGAAGAAATGGGAAGAATGGAACCCCGGCGTGCGCCTGGTCGTACTGCGTTCCAGCTACCGCAGCTTCATCCGCCCGCTCGTCCGTTTCATCGAGACGCTGGAATGGAAGTCGCAGGAGACGGACCATATTACGGTACTGATTCCTCAGTTCATCACGAAGCACTGGTGGCATAACTTCCTGCATAACCAATCCAGCTTGCTGCTCCGCGCGTATCTATTCAATCAGAAAGACGTCGTCGTGGCGACGGTGCCTTATCACTTGATGCGCTAAGTGCGAGCGAACGCCTTGACGGTGCTCCTCGGAATGCGCAGAAACCTGACGTAGAATGATTGCGTCAGGTTTTTTTTAGGCTTTTACTGTTCGTATGCAAGGAACATGTCAGCCATTGAGATGGCGACAGTACCAGAGACAGTACCAGAGACAGTTCCAGAGACAGTACCAGAGACAGTCCCCCCGGACACAGAATCCGCTATACGGCAATTTGAAGTGTTTATTTTTGCCACGCGGTCACACGTTCCGCTATTCATGCTTGGACGCTCGGAGGCGAGCTACCAATAGAACGATCGTCTAATGAATTCAAAGAGAACGATCGTCTAATGAATACAAAGCAAAGGAGCCGCGCACGACTCCTGGTGCACGTTGCGACGGCGCATGACGGCCGAACACATCAACGCGGTTCAAGCTCCCTTTTGCTTGCGGACGCCAAGCGGCCTTCAGCTGTTTCTTATGCTTTCTTGTTATGCTTCGGGTCCAGCGTATCTCGAAGCGCGTCGCCGATGAGCAAAATGACAGCACGCTGATAACGATCATGTCGCCGGGCGGAATCCACAGCCGCTTTAATTGTCCGCAGCCTTCCAGCATGCGCTTGAACTCGCCAAAAAAAGCGCCTCCCGCGGGAGACGCTTCTTTTCATTGAACGACGCAGGAAGATAGCAATTTTCTCAGTTCCGTTCCATGCAGATCCAGCCAAGCGTCACGCGTCATGAATTGCTCCAGGATGTAACCGAAGGGCTGTTCGACGTCCTGGCCGGCATGATGCTGTCCGATGTAGAAATGCAGCACCGCAACGTGGTATGCCTGCGTCAACGCTTGCAATTGATCGAGCTCAAGTTCGGTAAGGCTGTGGAAAGCCGCGTACCCTTTCACGAAAGCCTCCGCCATCGCCATGGACCCGCCGCTCAGTTGAAGCACGTGGTTGAGCGAAATCGAGAACTCCATCATCCGGACGTCCAGCGATGCCAGATCGAAGTCGAGCACGCCGGAAATACGGTTGTCCACGGCCAGAAGGTTGAAGATCAAGATGTCGTGGTGAACGAACTGCCGGGGCAGTCGGAGCAGCTGTTCCTTCTTGTTCACTAGCCCGGTCACGGCATTTCTGTAAAATGCGACAGCATCAGGCGCGATGGCAAAAGGCGGATCGTTCAGGAACCGCTCCGCCGTATCGTGGTTCGCCAACGGATGCAGCGCTGCCCAATCCAAGAAGGAAACGCCGGTGTGCCGTCGTTCGTCCACGCTGAAACTGCCGAGCATCCGCACCATTTCCCCTACGACGCGGCCGTAGGCTTCGGCTTGGTCCGCATCCGCAATCGCCGGAACCGTCCCTTCAAGGAAGGTCGTCATCGCGCCGAGCGTCCCGTCCGGCAGTTCCGCGTAATAGCCGCCTTCGCGCGTGCGGAGAAATACGGGCACGCCGACCGATAAGCTGCTTTGGTCCAAGTAGGACGTCATATCGATCTCGAGCGCCATACGCGCAGCCGATTTGGTATGACGGTTATAGAGACGAACGACGTATCGCTGTCCGCCCACCGTCACGATGCGGGTCACATTGGTCAGGCCGAACGGAACGTCATCCATATCAACAGCCGGATGGTCAAAATAACAGCGAATGACGGCTTCTATTCGATCCCTCATCCGCTTCACCCCGACCTGCTCAGCCGCTGAGCGTCGATCACCCGAACCCGGTGCCCGGTCTCCTCATGCACCACATACGTCTCCTGCACGTGGTCGATGAAGAGAATGCCGTTCAGATGGTCGATTTCATGCTGCATGCAGATGGCGACGAACCCCTCCGCCTCCATAACGACCGTGTCGCCGGCGCGGTTCAACGTGCTGACTTTTACTGTATGGGCCCGCTTCACTAACCCCCTGTAACCGGGATACGATAAGCAAGCTTCCGCGCCCGTCTGCTCGCCGGACGCTTCGAGAATCTCCGGATTGATGAGCTCGATCAAGCCATCGCCGCAATCCATGACGACGACCCGGCGCAGGATGCCGATCTGAGGCGCCGCAAGTCCAGCCCGCCCTTCGGCGGCATATAAGGTAGCAGCCATGTCGTCCAGCAGCTTGATGATTCTTGCATTGATTTCCTCGACCGGCCGGGCGATTTTGCGCAAAATCGGATCGCCGAACGGGAGGATGATTTTCTCCGCCATGCCCTCACTCCTCTCTACTCACTAGTTCAACGCTCCGGCACCGCTCTCGGAAATCGGCGGCGAATGCACCCACAAGTCGTTCGGCGTGCATGCGAGCGCCGTGCATAACGCATCCATCGTCTCGGCCTTGATCTGCTT
It encodes:
- a CDS encoding DUF1273 domain-containing protein is translated as MKQILVTGYKASELGIFSDKHPGVAIIKKALKQRLQALVEEGLEWVIVSGQWGVELWAAEVALELRAEYGSLRLAVITPFLEQEENWSEQKKAVYGTILSGADYVNSVSKQKYAGPWQFKARDRFLLDNTEGLLLIYDEEQEGSPRFLLELARRHAELVPDYAIIAINGQDLQNIAEEEQYHDYD
- a CDS encoding Crp/Fnr family transcriptional regulator, whose protein sequence is MGERGDQQDFQETGDFQDTDDVKETVANLFREHGTVRTYRKHEFVFQENDPPSAAHYVETGLIKISQSSQEGQGITLFLRYPGEMFGNAELLTRILRRRYAQCLTESQVITLDARLFQELARSNSAFSYALAVITARRLLQTQNMVETLISRPVAWRLAWFLMQMGREQNDQIEVQLQLSHEEISYVIGCSRQTVTEILNKWREKALITYTKKQIVIHHPSRFFSVL
- a CDS encoding AraC family transcriptional regulator; the protein is MHAQMEFLFQTVRLADSYMPMHGHTCYELVYYNEGTGTTCLLDEAHAYKPGAYAIIAAGTLHDERRTEDTDVTCAGFRLTGKETQLQEGLFEDREDKPLQQLLQAMLTEMQEQRPYYPDKLNYLLSMIVIEHQRHAQVSAFKESADHLHYARAFIDENFNQKITVEELAEMVGYSYHHFRHLFKTKFGRSPIAYLLNKRIQRASHLLLHSTLSVTAIAEECGFSNDAQFSTLFKREQGDPPRLFRQKRLSQTPADRLSP
- a CDS encoding metallophosphoesterase family protein, whose product is MEHALHYRKDGTFTIVQFTDLHWQNGEPDDLQTRGLMEQVLDAESPDLVLFTGDVIYSQNCTDPRQSFRDAVQAVDQRGIPWAAVFGNHDTEHLVTRGELMDVQLEHRFCFAEAGPPELSGEGNFILFVRDQESGKPVNALYLFDSGSYSDLPQITGYQWIQRDQIAWYAERSAAITAANGGEPLPSLAFFHIPLPEYKQVWKKELCFGSKHEGVACAPVNSGMFAAMLEMGDIVGTFCGHDHVNDYWGALHDIRLCYGRATGFQTYGREGFPRGARVIKLERDARDFTTYVRLDGGAVIREPKEHYPKGMES
- a CDS encoding DUF1904 family protein, producing the protein MPQLTMRGVNITEVMKISTALIDELAQICRCSRDNFTIDCLSTTSIQDGAIVPTFPFVEVAWFDRPRDIQDGVANAITNHLLTTGITEVEVAFKVYRETHYYANGQPFMVKAGPPVFD
- a CDS encoding MgtC/SapB family protein, with translation MATSVAQVYDPSIWHISYWELTLRLVLALALGGLIGLERELGGHSAGFRTHILVCLGSAAIVLLSMYGFAEFSSDPNVRLDPARLAAQVISGIGFLGAGTILRTGITVSGLTTAASLWVVAAIGLTAGAGFYYGAAVLTFLVVVSLFVLNKLERKFSVTKRKRDLVLRVNKDSSSLSKVVTELHRFGIGINKIIVENEETEVTERAEMLIVRLQLKLGPSKRFEDVIVSLAAIEGVFGLEAGVDSL
- the hisJ gene encoding histidinol-phosphatase HisJ — its product is MSPALKWDGHTHTKFCYHGNDAESEKYIDRAIELGFQRYSITEHPPLPDAWVPDEKLMGELAMPEAELPLYMDYVSTIKQKYEGRIEITTGLELDYLQGALSYTEAIVDRYQNQLEDVVYSVHFLPGRGGMRCVDFTADDFSENLLSYYGTLEKVVDEYYNHVEAAIEWAAGLPMRKRIGHINLIEKFSQKLPPIDEAQIKRRLENILPKLAKSGVGIDVNTAGLRVPTCGKPYVPEWFFAACKEQGIPLVYGSDSHRPDHVGSGYEWFEAQLLR
- a CDS encoding nucleoside hydrolase, with amino-acid sequence MVNFPVISEQQMVQRLAHPKRKVRMVLDTDTYNEIDDQFAVIYALKSPENMTIEAFYAAPFFNELSTGPKDGMEKSYDELLKISSLIPEMDGIPVYRGSEGYLPGAETPVESAAARNLVERAMASSEDDPLYVVAIGAITNVASAILMEPRIIERIVVVWLGGHALHWRDTREFNLSQDVHASRIILNSGVPLVLIPVMGVTSHLLTTLSEVETHIKEKGAVGQYLYETFRDCSSDHYAYSRVIWDISTIAYLNNENWLSSSLVHSPVLSEDCRWSFDNSRHFIRYVDHIHRDSVFRDLFRKL